In one window of Oncorhynchus kisutch isolate 150728-3 linkage group LG16, Okis_V2, whole genome shotgun sequence DNA:
- the LOC109886029 gene encoding high mobility group protein B2-like isoform X1 — protein MVKGDVNKPKGKTSAYAFFVQTCREEQKIKQPDQSVNFAEFSKQCSERWRASTAIDKRRFEDMAKNDKVRYERDMRGYVPPKGMAKSGRRKKDPNAPKRPPSAFFVFSAEFRPTVKQEFPGCSIGETAKKLGIMWGQQTPTQKQPFEEKALRLREKYDKDMAAYRSGANVKRVPMRPGPGGSSNMMPHAMAGGDDDDDDDLEDDDDEDDDDDE, from the exons ATGGTGAAAGGGGACGTTAATAAACCCAAGGGCAAGACGTCAGCCTACGCCTTCTTCGTCCAGACCTGCCGGGAGGAACAGAAGATTAAACAACCCGACCAGTCGGTCAACTTCGCGGAGTTCTCCAAGCAGTgttcagagagatggagg GCTTCCACTGCGATTGACAAGCGTCGTTTTGAGGACATGGCGAAGAACGACAAGGTGCGTTATGAGAGGGACATGAGGGGGTACGTCCCCCCCAAGGGGATGGCCAAGAGTGGTAGGAGGAAGAAGGACCCCAACGCTCCAAAACGACCCCC gTCTGCCTTTTTTGTGTTCTCAGCAGAGTTCCGTCCGACGGTCAAACAGGAGTTCCCAG GTTGTTCTATAGGAGAGACAGCTAAGAAGCTGGGGATCATGTGGGGTCAACAGACTCCAACCCAGAAACAGCCGTTTGAAGAGAAGGCTCTCCGACTGAGGGAGAAATACGACAAG gataTGGCTGCATACCGCTCTGGTGCGAACGTTAAGAGGGTGCCGATGCGACCCGGTCCCGGTGGCTCGTCCAATATGATGCCCCACGCCATGGCTGGTGGCGACGATGATGATGACGACGACCTTGAGGACGATGATGACgaggatgacgatgatgatgagtaA
- the LOC109886029 gene encoding high mobility group protein B2-like isoform X2, whose protein sequence is MVKGDVNKPKGKTSAYAFFVQTCREEQKIKQPDQSVNFAEFSKQCSERWRASTAIDKRRFEDMAKNDKVRYERDMRGYVPPKGMAKSGRRKKDPNAPKRPPSAFFVFSAEFRPTVKQEFPGCSIGETAKKLGIMWGQQTPTQKQPFEEKALRLREKYDKDMAAYRSSCITPSLCL, encoded by the exons ATGGTGAAAGGGGACGTTAATAAACCCAAGGGCAAGACGTCAGCCTACGCCTTCTTCGTCCAGACCTGCCGGGAGGAACAGAAGATTAAACAACCCGACCAGTCGGTCAACTTCGCGGAGTTCTCCAAGCAGTgttcagagagatggagg GCTTCCACTGCGATTGACAAGCGTCGTTTTGAGGACATGGCGAAGAACGACAAGGTGCGTTATGAGAGGGACATGAGGGGGTACGTCCCCCCCAAGGGGATGGCCAAGAGTGGTAGGAGGAAGAAGGACCCCAACGCTCCAAAACGACCCCC gTCTGCCTTTTTTGTGTTCTCAGCAGAGTTCCGTCCGACGGTCAAACAGGAGTTCCCAG GTTGTTCTATAGGAGAGACAGCTAAGAAGCTGGGGATCATGTGGGGTCAACAGACTCCAACCCAGAAACAGCCGTTTGAAGAGAAGGCTCTCCGACTGAGGGAGAAATACGACAAG gataTGGCTGCATACCGCTCCAGCTGTATaacaccatctctctgtctgtag